One stretch of Chryseobacterium fluminis DNA includes these proteins:
- a CDS encoding alpha/beta hydrolase family protein → MKINFLSSLYIALLMIILPECAFSQSADFTIRDVKFESQGITLAGSVLEPEKPSAAVVIVHGSDPVKREMEFAKRLAQQGIAVFTYDKRGVGESGGVYVGPSVGTNNIDPGNLNLLAQDANAAVTTFRTYLKHKKIPIGLVGFSQAGWIIPIAAGKNPNIEFMVLFSGPTITTLEQLRFQFYTNGNTHFWENHTEADALDHTQNAPDRYQFTATDPKISLNTLTIPGLWLFGEKDIQIPVKLCIEQLNALKAQGKPFEYTLFPKLGHNTSSGKDTVPVDIAVQWIRQKALGIKNSKFSK, encoded by the coding sequence ATGAAAATCAATTTTCTTTCCAGTTTATATATCGCGCTCTTAATGATCATTTTACCGGAATGTGCATTTTCACAATCGGCCGACTTTACCATTCGGGACGTAAAGTTCGAAAGCCAGGGTATCACTCTCGCGGGCTCTGTTTTAGAACCTGAAAAACCATCGGCTGCCGTTGTGATTGTTCACGGATCCGATCCTGTAAAAAGAGAGATGGAATTTGCCAAACGTCTTGCCCAACAAGGCATTGCCGTCTTCACGTATGACAAACGGGGCGTAGGAGAATCCGGCGGTGTGTATGTAGGCCCATCGGTCGGCACCAATAATATCGACCCCGGTAATCTTAATCTGTTGGCGCAGGATGCCAATGCAGCCGTAACAACATTCCGGACCTATCTGAAGCATAAAAAAATACCCATCGGATTGGTAGGCTTCAGCCAGGCAGGATGGATCATCCCGATAGCAGCCGGAAAAAACCCAAACATTGAATTTATGGTCCTATTCAGCGGCCCCACCATTACCACTCTGGAACAGCTCCGGTTTCAGTTTTATACGAATGGAAACACTCATTTCTGGGAAAACCATACAGAAGCTGATGCCCTTGACCATACCCAAAATGCCCCCGACCGATATCAATTTACAGCAACCGATCCCAAAATCTCCCTGAATACGCTTACCATTCCCGGACTTTGGCTTTTTGGTGAAAAAGACATACAGATTCCGGTAAAGTTGTGTATAGAACAGTTGAATGCCCTTAAAGCTCAGGGCAAACCTTTTGAGTATACTTTATTTCCTAAGCTTGGACACAATACGTCTTCCGGCAAGGACACCGTTCCTGTTGATATTGCTGTACAATGGATCAGGCAGAAAGCGCTGGGTATTAAAAATTCTAAATTTTCAAAGTAA
- a CDS encoding reverse transcriptase family protein produces MNSSKSKMRLHFPSIVRIPERELKELISFLDNYYDEWEIIKNDKTTGLPKTYKDGTVKKRYIRPSFLKLKTLQNNIKINILEKISLPSNVHGGVKKNNNITNAKKHQGKKYVLTTDLQEFFPSVKSPMVYQTFIDLGFNEQFAFYITRFVTWKGELPQGTPTSTHIANIVFLKIDNQLITFCRQYDITYTRFVDDLTFSSQQDFHHVISDILEIVKSCGFRLSMRKTKYSGNQIITGIKVFNHKIDAPEKIIEKVEIEKQLPDEMPKYLTRYREQILKTNRKRS; encoded by the coding sequence ATGAATTCTTCAAAGTCTAAAATGCGTTTACACTTTCCTTCTATAGTAAGGATCCCGGAAAGAGAGCTTAAAGAATTGATAAGTTTTTTGGATAACTATTATGATGAATGGGAAATTATTAAAAATGATAAAACTACTGGACTCCCAAAAACTTATAAAGATGGAACTGTTAAAAAAAGATATATTAGGCCATCTTTTTTAAAATTAAAAACTTTACAAAATAACATAAAAATTAATATTCTTGAGAAAATTTCACTTCCAAGTAATGTTCATGGTGGGGTAAAAAAAAACAATAATATCACTAATGCTAAAAAACATCAAGGAAAAAAGTATGTTCTTACAACAGATTTACAAGAATTTTTTCCTTCTGTTAAATCTCCTATGGTGTATCAAACATTTATAGATTTAGGATTTAATGAACAATTTGCATTTTATATTACAAGATTTGTTACTTGGAAAGGAGAGTTGCCACAAGGGACACCGACTAGTACACACATTGCAAATATTGTGTTTCTTAAAATTGATAATCAATTAATTACATTTTGCAGACAATATGATATTACCTATACAAGATTCGTTGATGATTTAACTTTTTCGTCTCAACAAGATTTTCACCATGTTATTTCTGATATTTTAGAGATTGTAAAAAGTTGCGGTTTTAGGCTAAGCATGAGGAAAACTAAGTATTCTGGTAACCAGATTATTACGGGAATAAAAGTTTTTAACCATAAAATTGATGCTCCTGAAAAAATTATTGAAAAAGTTGAAATTGAAAAGCAACTTCCAGATGAAATGCCAAAATATTTAACACGATATAGAGAACAAATTTTAAAAACTAATAGAAAACGTTCTTAA
- a CDS encoding helix-turn-helix domain-containing protein, translating to MDLGTTIRNIRKQRGQTQKEFATSCGITQTYLSQIESNSKEPNLSKLKEISGCLDIPLPILFFLSLNNEDVKPEKRDAFNLINPSVKSLVNEFFKV from the coding sequence ATGGATTTAGGTACTACAATACGGAATATCAGAAAGCAAAGGGGGCAAACTCAAAAAGAGTTTGCTACTTCGTGTGGTATTACACAAACTTATTTATCTCAAATCGAATCAAATTCTAAGGAACCTAATCTATCAAAACTAAAAGAAATTAGTGGTTGTTTAGATATACCTTTGCCTATTTTATTTTTTCTTTCATTAAATAATGAAGATGTTAAACCAGAAAAACGTGATGCTTTTAACCTAATCAATCCATCAGTTAAATCTCTGGTAAATGAATTCTTCAAAGTCTAA
- a CDS encoding helix-turn-helix domain-containing protein — protein sequence MDSKDVLKLYMQCFSEHLKEIRKEKYNSMDAVAQNSVFDSSNYNKYENGKGNPTIETLLKMASAFKISPKELFNFEFDIEKYKIDE from the coding sequence ATGGATAGCAAAGACGTTTTAAAATTGTACATGCAGTGTTTTTCTGAACATCTCAAAGAGATAAGAAAGGAAAAATATAATTCTATGGACGCCGTTGCACAAAACTCGGTTTTTGATTCCAGTAATTATAATAAATATGAAAATGGTAAAGGAAATCCTACCATTGAAACTCTTCTTAAAATGGCTTCAGCATTTAAAATTTCGCCTAAGGAACTATTTAATTTTGAATTTGATATTGAAAAATATAAGATTGATGAGTAA